The Acidobacteriota bacterium genome includes the window ATCCCGAGAACACGAAGGCATTCAGCCGCTCCGGCGACAGGACCTCCGCGCGCACGTCCTCGAGCGTCGCGGGGCGCTCGACGGGCTGGTCCGCGGAAATCTCGCGGATGACGCGCGTCACCGACGGCACCAGCGCGTACGGATCGCCCGCCGCGTGCACGAACAGACGGCCCGCGATGCCCATCTGTTGAACGGGGTGATAAACCGTGAGCGCCGGTCCACGCACGACGTTCTCATCGTCCACATCCGCCGCGACGCCGACGATGCGGCGCGGCATGGGCGTGCCGAAGAACGGATCGGTCCACCACAAGTGTCGATTCAGCGCGTCACCGTTCGGGAACATCCGCTGCGCGAGGGTCTGGCTGACGATGACCACGGGCTCGCTGCCGCCGCGGTCATCGTCGGTGAAGTCCCGGCCGGCGAGCATCGGAACGCCGAGCACGGCGAAGAAGCGGGGCGCGACGATCCGCAACCGCGCGCGCGGGTTCTCCTCGCCGGGCGCGGGCGTGTAGCCGTCGACGGCGAACTGGACACCGGGACCGAAGCTGCCGGCATCGCGCCACGGCACGAAGCTGCCGACCGCGACCCCCTCGACGCCGGGCAGGACGCTGATGCGCCGCGTCGCTTCCCGGTAGAAGTCGATCACCTGCGGGCCGGCGACGCCCGTCGCCGACGTCGGGATGTCGAGCGCCAGCACCTGCCGCATGTTGTAGCCGGTGTCCGCGGTCTGCAGGGCGACGAGCGTGCTGAGAAGCATGCCCGCGCCGGCGAGCAGCACGAACGAGAGCGCAATCTGGGTCGTCGCGAAGGCCCGCAGGCGGCGGTTGGTGCCTGCCGTGATCCGGACGCTGCCGCTCGCCAGGCCGAGGCCGGCAGGCGCGTGCGGCGACGGCAGGCGCGGGACGTATGCGAGCAGGACGGCCGCGGCCATCGCCAGGCCGGCGCCGACCCACAGCACGCTGGCATCGACCGTGACCTCGAGCGCGCGGACGGAAAAGCGGGCCGCGTAGCGGGCAACCAGGGCGGCGAGCGGGTACGACAGCACCACGCCCAGCGCGGCGCCGGCGCCGCAGAGCACCAGGCTCTCGGCCAGGAGCGTGCGCCGGAGCGCGCCGTGGCCGGCGCCGAGCGCGGCGCGCACGGCCAGCTCGCCTTCGCGGCGGACCGAGCGCGCCAGGATCAGGTTGGCGACGTTCGAGCACGCGATCACGAACACGACCGCGGCGGCGGCGAGCAGCAGGATCAGGACCGTCCGCGCGGGCGCCGCAATCTGATCGCGGAGCTTCGTGACGCGCAGCTGGACGTTGGCCTTCGACGAGTATGCCTCGGGGTGCTCGCGCACGATGGCGGCGTGCGCCGCGATCAGCGCGGCGCGCGCCGCTTCGAGCGAGACCCCGGGCGCCAGGCGGCCGAAGAGCTCCGTCATCCGGTGGGTGCGGCTGGTGGCCATCGTCGCCCCGAGGTGATGCGGGCTCGTCACCACGTTGGCGATGATCTCGGTGTCGGCCGGATACGGCACCGATGGCTCGAGGACGCCGACGACCGTCGCGGTGCGTGGACCAAGGCGGATGACCCTGCCGATCACCGTCGGATCGCTGTCGAGCGAGCTGGTCCAGAATCGGTGCGTGAGGACCGCCGCGCCCGCCGCCTTGGGACCGTCGTCCTGCGCGTTCAGCAGGCGGCCGAGCACCGGGCGAAGGCCCATCACGTCGAAGAACGACCCGCCGACAACGCCCGCCCTTACCATTCGAGGCTCGCCGCCGAGACCGATCATCGTGAAGTCCACGGTGGAAAAGTCGCCGAACGCGCCGAGCGTGGTCACGCGTGACTTGAAGTCGTCGATCTCGGGCATCGAGAACGTCATGTTCTCGGCGCCGAGGCCCGGCGCGCTCTGACGGATGTAGATCAGGCGATCTTCGTCGCGATTGACCAGGGGACGGAGGAGCACGCCCCTGACGACGCTGAAGATCGCGGCGTTGGCGCCGATGCCGAGGGCGAGCGTCACCACGACGGTGGCGGCCAGGCCCCTGGCGCGCAGGAGAGAGCGCAGGGCGAACCGGGTGTCCCGCCCGAGAGCCTCGGCGGCGTCGAGCCCGCGAGGGCGCCAGACGCTTCGGATCGAATCGCGCGTGAGCGCGACGTTGCCGAATTCCTTCAGCGCCGCCAGCCGGGCGGACGCGGGATCCTCGCCGCGCTCGATGCGCTCCTTGATGCCGGGGGCCAGATGCCCGCGAATCTCTTCGTCGAGCTCGTCGTCATCAGGCCGCATGCGCTACTCCTTGGTCGCGGGCGCCGGGTTCATGATGCGCCCGATCGCGTCCACGAGCTGCGACCAGCGATCCCGCTCGCGCGACAACTGTGCTTTTCCCGCCGCGGTCAGCCGGTAGTACTTCGCGCGCTGGTTGGCTTCGCTGACGTCCCACTCCCACTTCAGCCATCCGCGCTTCACGAGCCGGTGCAGCGCGGGATAGAGGGAGCCGGTCTCGACCCTGAGCAGGTCGTCGGACTGGGCGCGGATCGCCTGACCGATCCCGTGGCCGTGCTGCGGGCCCCACTGGAGGGTCCGGAGGATCAGCATGTCGAGGGTGCCCTGGAGGAGCTCCAGCCGTTGTGCGTCGGTGCGTTTGGCCATAGTCGTAGGCAGTCTACGGCTTTAGACGTAGCATGTCTACTGCTTGTTCCCGTGCGGGAGCCGACTTCACAGACGCGCCGGACGATCCCGAGCGGCGGCTACTCGGTTCGCAGCGCCAGCGTCGGCGCGATGCGCGGCGCGCCGGCACGCCGCCGGGCCACTTGTTCCGCGCTCGTCCCACCGGTCAGCGCGCGCGCCTCGGCTCGAGCACGTAGATGACCCAGGGCGCAATCGTCGTTTCGTTGACCCACGTGAACAACTCGTCGTCTCTTGCGAGCGGCTCGTAGAGGCCGGCGATCTCGAGCCCCGCGCCTCGAAACACGTCTTCGTACGACTCGCGCGTCCAGAGCACATCCTCCACGGGCCGTGCGTCCTCGATCGCCGTGTTGACGATGCGGACGATGTCGCCGCTTCCGGCCGCCCGGTTCTCCGGAAAAGCCGCCGTCGTGAACGACGCCCACTCGTGCACGTAGATGGCCGGCGATGACACGAGGTTCACGATCCGTCCGGCCGGCCGGAGCACGCGTGCCAGTTCGGCGAACAGTCCAACCTTCTGTGCCATCCCCGGGATGTTGTCGAACGTGAATGCCGAGAGCACGAGGTCGAAGCTTCCGGATTGAAACGCGCACAGGTCGCCGCTCCGGATGCGGCGATAGTCTCCCCGGGGATCGATCGCTTTCGCCCTCTTGATCATGTCGCCCGCGATGTCGACGCCCGTGACCTCGAAGCCCTGTTCGCGGAGGAACCTCGTGGACCGCCCCGCCCCGCAGCCGAAATCCAGCGCGGTGTTTCCGCGAACGTGCTCGCGAAGAATCCGCGGAAGGTCGCGGTACGCCAGGTAGTAGGTGCCGGGAAACCGCAGCTTCGAGTACGCCTCGGCGAACTGTGCGTCTTCATACGCGTTCTTGAATGCCATCCGTGCACGATAGCGGCGTCCGGACGGCTCGCCGAGATCCAATCGGGCGGGCTTCTCGTGCGACCGGTTACCGCAACCCCGCGGTCCTGGCCATAATTGGATCTGTCAGTACAAATGAGAATTGGCCATTGTCACTGGTCCAATTTGATGCGATCCTGCAGGAGCCTCCACGAGGCTCGCCATGGTGATTGTCACCGTCGACAAAGGCGCGGCCGCGCCGGCGTACCGGCAGATTTGCGAGCGCCTCATTCAGTTGGTGGACTCCGGGGCGCTGGTGGACGGCGATCGCCTCCCCCCGACCCGCGTCCTCGCGCAGACCGCGGGCATCCACCGCACCACCGTCATGCGTGCGTACGGGGAACTGTGGGCCCTCGGTTACCTGGAGAGCCGTCCCGGCTCGTACTCCACCGTTCGCCGGCCGAGCCGGGCCGTGGCAACAACCCGGCGAGGGACTGACAGCCTCATCGACTGGAACGCGGTGAGCCGGCCGGCCGTGCGGCGGGCGGCCGAGGACGCCGCCCTGCTCGCACGGGACCACGTCGCGGCGCCCGGGGTCATCAATTTCGCGCGCCTGTCCGCCGATCCCGCGCTGGCGCCGGTGGACCAGATCCGGCGGTGTCTCAAACAGGTGCTGCTCGAGAACGGCCGGCTGCTCGTCGACTACGGCGATCCCGCCGGCTACCAGCCGTTGCGCGAGGCACTCGCCCGGCGCATGCGCGTCCACGGCGTCACGGTGTCAGCCGAGGAGATCCTGATCACCAACGGGGCGCAGCACGGCCTGGATCTCGTGATGCGACTGCTCACGCGGCCGGGCGACCGGGTGGTGACGGAATCCCCGTCGTACGCCTCGGCGCTGTCGCTCTTCCGGCTTCACGAGCTGCGTGTCCATGGCATCCCCATGCGATCGGACGGCATGGACCTGGACGCCCTGGAGGCCACGCTCAAGCGCACGCGTCCGGCGCTGGTGTACACGATCCCGAACTTCCAGAATCCAACCGGCCTGACGACCGGCCAGGCTCGCCGGGAGCGGCTGCTCGCCGTGTGCGAGGCGCGCCGCGTCCCGATTCTCGAGGATGGATTCGAGGAGGAGATGAAGTACTTCGGCAAGGCGGTGCTGCCGGTCAAGTCCATGGACACGCGTGGTGCGGTCATTTACGTCGGCACGCTCTCGAAGGTCGTCTTCCCCGGCCTGCGTGTCGGTTGGATTGCGGCGCCGCGCGCCTGTGTCGATCGGCTTGCCGCGATTCAGCGGGCGTCCTGCCTGAGCGGCAACCTCCTGGCGCAGGCGGCGGTCGAACGGTTCTTCAGCCTGGGCGCGTACGACGCGTACCTCCGCCGGACGCACGCGCTGTATCGGAAGCGCATGCAGACGATGCTGCGGAGCCTGAGGCGGTTCGCTCCGCCGGGCGTGGAATGGACGGAACCGGCCGGCGGGTACGCGTTGTGGCTGCGCGTGAACGCCGACCAAGGCACCGAAGAAACCATCTACGAGCACCTGTTGCGGGCCGGCGTCAAGGTCGCGCCTGGCGCCCCGTTCTTCCCGAAGTCGCCGCCCGCACGGCCGCAGTTCCGTCTGTCGGTCGCATGCGTCACGGAGGAGGAGATCGTTGAAGGCTGCCGCCGGCTCGGGCGCGCGCTGCGTTCGGCGCGTCGATAGGTGGCTGGACCGCAGCCGGTGACCTCTCCGCAAGACATTCCTGATCCTGCCGGATTCCCGGCAGAGCGGAAGCCCGACGCAACCCTCCCAGCTAACCGGTTGACATGTCGAACCTTCCGGACGACCTCAGCGCCTCCGGCGAACCGGAAGGTTACCTGCCCGCAGACGGCGCGGCTGTTGCACTCCTCGCTCAGACAATCGAACGCTGTCCAATCCAAAGGAACATCCAACATGGAGGAACCATGCGAAACGCTCTTGTGATCATTGCCGTCGCGCTGACGGTTTCCGCCCCCGCCGCCGCCCAGATGCACGGTGGCGGAGCCGGTCAGCCCCAGGGCCACGGGCACGGTCCGGCCAGCATGCCTACGGCGATGATGTCGACCGACCAGATGATGCGGAACGTCGACGGGACCATGAACAATATCTCCGCGATGATGCAGAACCTTCAGGCCATGCACTCCGGTCAGACGGGTCAGGGCCCGCATGGCCAGATGCTCGGATCGATGCAAACGATGATGGGCCAGATGCGCGACATGCAGGCGGCGCTGAACGGGATGATGCAGGATCCCACGCTGCATCAGAACAACGCCGCTATGAAAGGGTTCGACCAGGCGTGTAAGAACTTCGAGCAGATGGCGTCGGCCTTTCAGACGATGACGAAGAACATGACCCAGGCCATGAAAGGCGTGCATGGCGACGCAAAGAAATAGCGGCGCGACACTGGCCACGGTGGTCGTGCTGCTCCTGGCCGCGTCGGACGCGGCCGGTCAAACGACCGTGTCCGTGACGCTGAATACGCGTTTTCTCTCCGGCTCGTTCGGCAGCGCGGAGACAACAAGCTTGTTTTACGCGCCGGCCGGTATTCGACTCGAAACGGGCCGGTTCGAAGCGGCCACCTACTTTCCCTATCTGACCATCCGCGATGGCACGGTTGCGCCGTCCGCTGGCGGATTTGTCCCAATGCAGGGCACCGTGGTCGGTTCGCCCGACCTCGGGATGTCCATGGGCGCGCAGATGGGCGGGCAGACGGGCGGCATGATGGGCGGCTGGTCCGCCCCCTCGCTCGGTTCGCCGCCTGCAAGCGGCACCTCACCGCTGTTGACGACCGCTTCCGGGTTTGGCGACGTCATTGGCAGCGTCGGCTATCGCGTGCTCGACGATCCGGCGGCCGGGCTGCAGGTGGTCGTTGCAGGTCGCGTCAAGATCCCGACCGCATCGGCATCGCGTGGGCTTGGAACCGGCAAGGTGGACGTCGGAGGCACCGGCACGCTGCGGAAGCAGTTCGCGAGCGGTTGGGTGTACGGCGAAGGCGGGTATCTGCGCGTGGGCGACCCCGCGGGCGTCGACCTGCGAAACGCGGTGCTCTGGTCGTTCGGAACGGGTTACTTCGTCACCAAGCGGGTCGCGTTGCTCGGGTCTGCGTCGGGAAACAGCGCCATCCTCCCGGGATTCAGCGCTCCAGCGGAGATCGGCGGCGGAGTCGGCGTGCGTCTCGGCAGCACCACGCTCAGCATCCTCCCGACGTTCGGGTTGTCGGAAGCCAGTCCTTCCTATGCCGTGAACATTTCGCTCGGCACTCAGCTGTTCAGACGCTGAATCAAGGCGCTTGGCGGTGGTGAAACCTCCCCCGGAAGTTTCACCACCGCTCGCCTGAGCGGCGGCAAACCACAGCCCGACGTGCCGCTCCGTGACCTGCAGCCGACCTAGGGCGTGAGGGGACGCACCGGGGTCATTTGATCCCTATCCCCACGCCGCCGTACCAGCGCGACGGGACTGCCGCCGCATTCAGGCTCTGCGAGCGGGCCACGAACGGCGCGATGGCGAGCCGCTTCGCGATGACGGGCAGCGCGAGCGTGACCCCCACGTTGAGATCGTTCCAGGTGGACAGGTCGATCCATTGGCGGTGGTTGTAGCCGATCGACGCCCGCCCCGTGACGACCCAGCGCCCTCCCCCGAACGCGTGCGGCAGCGCGGCACCGGCGCTGACGTAGGTACCCGACCCCTCGGCAAAGTCGTGGAAGACGCGTACGGCGGGTGAAAAGCGCGACGCGTGCGCGTAGCCGGCGTAAACCTCCTGCGAATGGCCGCCCGCCTGCACCCCGGGGAACACGTAATTGATGTACCCCATCGAGATGGTGCCTCCAGCCGCGCGCGCGGAGTAGTCCACCGTCAGGTCGTGCTCGGTCATCGGGTCCAGGCCGTCCACCTCCGCCAGGTTCATCCACGAGGAGACCGTGACCGGGCCCGCGCCAATCCAGAGCGAGGGCTGGACGCTGAAGCCGGATGGAACGAAACCGCGCCAGACGTACGCGGACGTCGCGGCGATGTCGGTTCCAGCCGCGAAGAACGGCGCGGCCGGGGACGCGGCCGTAACGGACTGGGCGGGCGGTACGACGGTCGCCGGCCGCAACAGGGCACCGAGATACACCAGTACCAACACGGGCCAATGAGCCATGGCCGTTCTCCTTTCGAGTCAGCGGTTGATGCGGAGGGAACGAGAGAGCGCCGGCGCCGCAGGGCGGCGCCCGGCGCCCGGAATTGATCGGGTCAGGCGGCGCCCTCGCCGGCGGCTTCCGGCCAGAGGCCGTCGAGCGGCGCGGCGGCCAGACGCTCGCCGTGCTGCGACAGGTCGAGGCCCATCGCCTCCTGCTCCGCCGACACGCGCAGCGGGATGATCGCGTCGGTCAGCCGGTAGAGGAGCATCGCCATGCCGAAGCTGTACGCCGTGACGACGACCAGCGCGCCGGCGTGGCGCACGAGGAGCGTCCACGAGCCGTTCACGAGGCCGCCGTCGGTGGCGAAGACGGCGGTCATGATCATGCCGGCCATTCCGCCGAGCCCGTGACACGGAAAGACATCCAGCGTGTCGTCCAGCTCCGTGCGCATGCGCCAGTTGACAGCCGCGTTGCTGATCACGCTGGACACGGCCCCGACGATGATGCTGCTGCCGACCGAGATGTAGCCGGCGGCGGGAGTCACGGCGACCAGACCGACGACCGCGCCGATGCAGGCGCCGAGCGCCGAGGGCTTGCGGCCGCGTGCGGCGTCGGCCAGCATCCACGTCAGCAGCGCAGCGGCGGACGCCGTGTTGGTGGTGGCGAAGGCGAGCACGGCCGTACCGGAGGCGGAGAGCGCCGATCCGGCGTTGAACCCGAACCACCCGAACCACAGCATGCCGGTTCCCAGCAGGACGAACGGGATGTTCGCCGGCTCGTGCGAGGCGCCCGGCACGCGATCGCCGCGCGCGCCGAGGAAGATCGCGCCGGCCAGCGCCGCGAGCCCGGCCGACATGTGCACGACCGTGCCCCCCGCGAAGTCCAGCACGCCCCACGCGCGCAGGAAGCCGTCGGGGTGCCAGGTCCAGTGCGCCAGCGGCGCGTACACGAGGACGCTGAACAGGCAGATGAACAGGATGTAGCCCGAGAACCGGACGCGCTCGGCGAACGACCCGGTGATCAGCGCCGGCGTGATGATCGCGAACTTCATCTGGAAGAGCGCGAAGAGCAGCAGCGGGACGGTCGGAGAGAGCGCCGCGTGCGGCTCGAGGCCGACGCCGCGGAACAGCGGAAAGGTGAACGGGTTGCCGATGATGCCGCCGAGACTGTCGCCGAAGGCGAGGCTGAAGCCGACCACGATCCACAGCAGCGTGATGACGCCCATCGCCATGAAGCTCTGGAGCATCGTCGAGATGACGTTCTTCCGCTGCACCATCCCGCCGTAGAAGAACGCGAGGCCGGGGGTCATCAGCAGCACCAGACCCGTCGCGGTGAGCATCCAGGCCACGTCGCCGGTGTTCACCGGCGGCGAGGAGGTCTGGCAGAAGGCTTCGGCGGGCGCAAGGAAGACGGCGGCGGCCGCGAGCAGCGGAACGGTCAGGGCTTTTCGCATCGTCACACTCCGGCAGGGGCCGATCGGCAGCGCGCGATCGGCGATGTCGCGGGAGGGCGGCGGCTCGGCCCGCCCGCTTGCCGGGCGGTTCTCCAAGACTCGTGCCGCCTCGGCCGCGGGCGCGGGGCGCCGTCGCGCGCGATTTCCGGCCTGAATTGCGCGTACCGGCCGCGCCGGCGGGGAGAGAGCCAGACAATAATGTCTGTTTTTGGGTTATGTCAGACAGCGATGTAGGAATCGGCCTGCAGCAGGAGAGTTCCGGACGACCGAACGCCAGACAAATACGTGCGGAAATCGGGATAAAACGACGTAAATGTCGGTCATGGGCGGAAGCGCCCCACGTCGATGTGGTGCTGCTTCACCTTGTACCGGATGATCCGCTCGGTGGACTGCAGCAGCTTCGCGGCGCGCGCGCGGTTGCCCTGGGTGGACTTGAGGGCGTCGAGCAGCAGGTCCTTCTCGAAGGCGCTCACGGCATCGGCGAGGGACAGCTGCGGCACGGTGCCGGTCGCCTCGGCGGTCTGCAGCGCCGGCGGCAGGTGATGGCCGTGGATGACGCTGCCCTCGCAGACGACCACCGCGCGCTCGATCGTGTTCTCGAGCTCCCGCACGTTCCCGGGCCAGTGATAGCTCATGAGCATGTCGATCGCCGGCGTGGACAGCCGTTTGATGTGCTTGCCGTGCTCGGCGGCGTACTTCTGGACGAAGTGATCGGCCAGCAGCATCACGTCGGGACGGCGCTCGCGCAGCGGCGGCACGAAGATGGTGAACACGTTCAGGCGGTAGTGCAGATCCTCGCGGAAGATGCCGCGCGCGATCGCCTCCTCCAGGTTCTTGTTGGTCGCCGCCACCAGCCGCACGTTGACCTTCACGGCCTCGACGCCGCCGACGCGCTCGAACTCCCGCTCCTGGATCACGCGCAGCAGCTTCACCTGGGTCGAGAGGTTGATGTCGCCGATCTCGTCGAGGAACAGCGTCCCCCCCTCCGCCAGCTCGAAGCGCCCCGCCTTGCGCCCCTGCGCCCCGGTGAACGCGCCCTTCTCGTAGCCGAACAGCTCTGACTCGATGAGCGTCTCCGGCAGCGCCGAGCAGCTCACCTTGACGAACGGCTTCTTCGCGCGCAGCGAGTTGAAGTGGATGGCGTGGGCGATGAGCTCCTTGCCGGTGCCCGACTCGCCGCGGATCAGCACGGTGGTGTTCGTCCGGGCGACCTGGGCGATCTGCTCGTAGACGGCGCGCATCGGCCCGCTGGTGCCGATGATCCGCGAGAAGTCGTACTTCTCCCGGAGCTCCTCGCGCAGGTGCGTGTTTTCCGCCAGCAGGCGCCCGCGCTCCTCGTCGAGCCGCCGCTCTCCGCGCAGCGCCTGTCCCAGGATGGCGGAGGCGACCTTGAAGAACCGGAGGGCGACGTCGTACGCGCGGTCGGGACGATGGGCGAGCTCCAGCTCGAGGACGCCCGCGGTCTCCCGCCCGACGGGAACCGGGACCGAGACCAGCGCGCGGGCGCGGCCCCGATCCGGCCGGCGCGTGGGCGCGAGCAGCGGCTCGCGCGCCGTGTCCGGGACGACCACCGGCCTGCCGCTCTCGAAGACGCGGAGCGTGATCGGCGAGGGGGGATCCAGCTTCGCGCGCCGCTCGCCGGCGGCGGCGATCGAGGCCGCGAGCCGCAGCGGGTCGCCGGGCTGCTCGGCCAGCCAGACGCGCGCCTGCAGGACGGCGTGCTGACGCCGGAGCACCTCGAGGAGGCGCTGGCTGCCCGAGGCGACGGTCGCGCTGTGCGCGAATGCCTGGGTGACCTCGACGAGCGCCGTAAGCAGGCGATCGGCCGGCTGCGAATCGGACGGGGACATGGCGGATGCGCCACT containing:
- a CDS encoding sigma 54-interacting transcriptional regulator, with the translated sequence MSPSDSQPADRLLTALVEVTQAFAHSATVASGSQRLLEVLRRQHAVLQARVWLAEQPGDPLRLAASIAAAGERRAKLDPPSPITLRVFESGRPVVVPDTAREPLLAPTRRPDRGRARALVSVPVPVGRETAGVLELELAHRPDRAYDVALRFFKVASAILGQALRGERRLDEERGRLLAENTHLREELREKYDFSRIIGTSGPMRAVYEQIAQVARTNTTVLIRGESGTGKELIAHAIHFNSLRAKKPFVKVSCSALPETLIESELFGYEKGAFTGAQGRKAGRFELAEGGTLFLDEIGDINLSTQVKLLRVIQEREFERVGGVEAVKVNVRLVAATNKNLEEAIARGIFREDLHYRLNVFTIFVPPLRERRPDVMLLADHFVQKYAAEHGKHIKRLSTPAIDMLMSYHWPGNVRELENTIERAVVVCEGSVIHGHHLPPALQTAEATGTVPQLSLADAVSAFEKDLLLDALKSTQGNRARAAKLLQSTERIIRYKVKQHHIDVGRFRP
- a CDS encoding methyltransferase domain-containing protein, producing the protein MAFKNAYEDAQFAEAYSKLRFPGTYYLAYRDLPRILREHVRGNTALDFGCGAGRSTRFLREQGFEVTGVDIAGDMIKRAKAIDPRGDYRRIRSGDLCAFQSGSFDLVLSAFTFDNIPGMAQKVGLFAELARVLRPAGRIVNLVSSPAIYVHEWASFTTAAFPENRAAGSGDIVRIVNTAIEDARPVEDVLWTRESYEDVFRGAGLEIAGLYEPLARDDELFTWVNETTIAPWVIYVLEPRRAR
- a CDS encoding ABC transporter permease, whose amino-acid sequence is MRPDDDELDEEIRGHLAPGIKERIERGEDPASARLAALKEFGNVALTRDSIRSVWRPRGLDAAEALGRDTRFALRSLLRARGLAATVVVTLALGIGANAAIFSVVRGVLLRPLVNRDEDRLIYIRQSAPGLGAENMTFSMPEIDDFKSRVTTLGAFGDFSTVDFTMIGLGGEPRMVRAGVVGGSFFDVMGLRPVLGRLLNAQDDGPKAAGAAVLTHRFWTSSLDSDPTVIGRVIRLGPRTATVVGVLEPSVPYPADTEIIANVVTSPHHLGATMATSRTHRMTELFGRLAPGVSLEAARAALIAAHAAIVREHPEAYSSKANVQLRVTKLRDQIAAPARTVLILLLAAAAVVFVIACSNVANLILARSVRREGELAVRAALGAGHGALRRTLLAESLVLCGAGAALGVVLSYPLAALVARYAARFSVRALEVTVDASVLWVGAGLAMAAAVLLAYVPRLPSPHAPAGLGLASGSVRITAGTNRRLRAFATTQIALSFVLLAGAGMLLSTLVALQTADTGYNMRQVLALDIPTSATGVAGPQVIDFYREATRRISVLPGVEGVAVGSFVPWRDAGSFGPGVQFAVDGYTPAPGEENPRARLRIVAPRFFAVLGVPMLAGRDFTDDDRGGSEPVVIVSQTLAQRMFPNGDALNRHLWWTDPFFGTPMPRRIVGVAADVDDENVVRGPALTVYHPVQQMGIAGRLFVHAAGDPYALVPSVTRVIREISADQPVERPATLEDVRAEVLSPERLNAFVFSGFAGIALLIAVVGVAGVLAFSVSARTREFGVRLAVGSAPRQLLARVLREGVLIAAIGIAAGATGGYALARVAAKFVAHVQLPGVLPVTGAAAVLIGAAIVASLMPAARASRVDVLQALRSE
- a CDS encoding ammonium transporter; its protein translation is MRKALTVPLLAAAAVFLAPAEAFCQTSSPPVNTGDVAWMLTATGLVLLMTPGLAFFYGGMVQRKNVISTMLQSFMAMGVITLLWIVVGFSLAFGDSLGGIIGNPFTFPLFRGVGLEPHAALSPTVPLLLFALFQMKFAIITPALITGSFAERVRFSGYILFICLFSVLVYAPLAHWTWHPDGFLRAWGVLDFAGGTVVHMSAGLAALAGAIFLGARGDRVPGASHEPANIPFVLLGTGMLWFGWFGFNAGSALSASGTAVLAFATTNTASAAALLTWMLADAARGRKPSALGACIGAVVGLVAVTPAAGYISVGSSIIVGAVSSVISNAAVNWRMRTELDDTLDVFPCHGLGGMAGMIMTAVFATDGGLVNGSWTLLVRHAGALVVVTAYSFGMAMLLYRLTDAIIPLRVSAEQEAMGLDLSQHGERLAAAPLDGLWPEAAGEGAA
- a CDS encoding PLP-dependent aminotransferase family protein, with the protein product MVIVTVDKGAAAPAYRQICERLIQLVDSGALVDGDRLPPTRVLAQTAGIHRTTVMRAYGELWALGYLESRPGSYSTVRRPSRAVATTRRGTDSLIDWNAVSRPAVRRAAEDAALLARDHVAAPGVINFARLSADPALAPVDQIRRCLKQVLLENGRLLVDYGDPAGYQPLREALARRMRVHGVTVSAEEILITNGAQHGLDLVMRLLTRPGDRVVTESPSYASALSLFRLHELRVHGIPMRSDGMDLDALEATLKRTRPALVYTIPNFQNPTGLTTGQARRERLLAVCEARRVPILEDGFEEEMKYFGKAVLPVKSMDTRGAVIYVGTLSKVVFPGLRVGWIAAPRACVDRLAAIQRASCLSGNLLAQAAVERFFSLGAYDAYLRRTHALYRKRMQTMLRSLRRFAPPGVEWTEPAGGYALWLRVNADQGTEETIYEHLLRAGVKVAPGAPFFPKSPPARPQFRLSVACVTEEEIVEGCRRLGRALRSARR
- a CDS encoding PadR family transcriptional regulator translates to MAKRTDAQRLELLQGTLDMLILRTLQWGPQHGHGIGQAIRAQSDDLLRVETGSLYPALHRLVKRGWLKWEWDVSEANQRAKYYRLTAAGKAQLSRERDRWSQLVDAIGRIMNPAPATKE